The Synergistaceae bacterium DNA window GTAATGGCCCTGTGTGTTTTTACGATTTGCTCGGGAGTCTCCGGCAGCGCTCAGGCGGCGGACTTCACTCTGAAAATCGGCGCCACGGTGCAGGAGGACTCCGCCAGCGGGCTGTCTCTGACGCAATACTTCAAGCCCTACGTGGAGGAAAAATCCGGGGGCAGAATCAAGGTTGAGGTCTACTGCAATTCCGTGCTGGGCGGAGACCGGCAGATGTTCGAATCCCTGCAGGTGAACACCCTCGAAGCCAACTTCGGCCCTCTCTCCGTGCTGGCCAACTTTGACCCGAACTTCAGCGTCGTCGACGCCCCGTTCCTTTTCAAGAACAAGAAAACGGCCTATGCCGCCCTGGACGGAGAATTTGGCGCCATGCTCGCCGAAAATCTGCCCAAAATCGGCATGAGGCTTTTGGGGTACGGCGAAAACGCTTTCCGCAACATCTCGAATAACGTCCGCGCCATCAACACCATGGCGGATATGAAGGGGCTTAAAATCCGGGTGATGGAGGCTCCGGTCTACATCAACACGATGAAAGCCCTGGGGGCCAACGGAACTCCCATGGCGTTCAACGAGCTGTACACCGCGCTGCAGCAGGGGACGGTAGACGGCCAGGACAACGGCGTCGTGCTGACCTACACCGCCAAGGTCTACGAAGTTCTGAAATATTACACATTCACCGAACATTGCTACGCCGCCAACGCCTACGTGTTTTCCGACGCGTTTCTGAAGAGTCTGCCCGAAGACCTGCTGCAGGTCGTCAAAGACGGCTCCATTTACGCCCTCACCAACCAGCGGCGGCTGAACACGGAAATGGAGGACGAGTTCATAAAACTCATCGAAAACTCCGGCGTGAAGGTGAACCGCCTGTCGGACGAGGAGCGCGCCGCCTGGCAGAAGGCCACCGCCTCGGTTCTGGACGACCTGGCCGGCGTCGTGGAGCCGAAGGTTCTGGAGGCCGCTAAAAAAATCAACGAGGTGTATGGAAAGTAATCCCATGCTGAAAAAAATATGGGATCACCTTGAGGAGATCTTTTTGCTGCCCTCGCTGGTTTTCAGCGTGGGCCTGATTTTCGTGCAAATTATCATGCGTTACGTGTTCACCAGCTCCCTGTCCTGGTCGGAGGAACTGGCGCGGTACCTTTTCATCTGGCAAATCTGGCTCGGCGTCAGCTACGCCGCCCGCAACAGATCCCATCTGCGGATTTTGCTGCTGACGCAGAAACTGAGCCCCAAAGCCCGAAGCGGCGTCGAACTCGTCGTAACGGCGGTCTGGATGGGCTTCGCTCTTTTCGTGGCCGCCCGGGGGTTTGGCCTGGCGGCGCAAGTCGCGCGGTTCGGTCAGAAATCCTCGGCGCTTCAGATCCCCATGCAGTACGTTCACCTGGCCGTGCCCGTGGGGTGCACCCTGATGGCCCTGCGCCTCGCCGAAAACACCCTGAAGGATTTCTTCTCGAAACAAAGAATGAGAGGGCTTCCGGAATGAATATTCTGCTTCTGTTCGCGATGCTGGTGATCTGCGTGTCGCTGTCCGTGCCCATTGGCGTATCCCTCGGCCTTTCCACGGTGATCACCATCGCCTTCACCAGCAATATCCCGACGATCATGGTCAACCAGAACGCCTTCGCCGGGCTGGATTCCTTCCCGCTGATGGCAATCCCCTTCTTCATGCTGGCCGGAAACCTGATGGCCGCGGGAGGCATCGCCAGACGCATCGTCAACATGTGCGACGTGCTGGTGGGGAAAATAACGGGCGGCGTGGGCATGGCCACGGTGGCGGCCTGCATGTTCTTCGCGGCCATTTCGGGGTCCGGACCGGCCACTGTTTCCGCCATGGGAACCATCATGCTGCCCGAAATGGAAAAGCGGGGATACTCCAGAGATTTCGCCACCGGTCTGACGGCCACGGCGGGGACCATCGGGGTCATCATCCCTCCCAGCATTCCCTTCGTCATCTACGGCGTCGTGGCCTCGGCCTCCATCGGAGAGCTCTTCATCGCGGGGGTCGTTCCGGGCGTTCTCATCGGCCTGTCGCTCATGGCCGTCTGCTACGTGATTTCCCGCAAACGGGGCTACAGGGGAACCGCGAGGGAAGACCTGAAATTCTGGCCCGTCCTGAAGGACTCCATCTGGGCTCTGATCACCCCTGTCATCATTCTCGGCGGGATTTACGGCGGAATCTTCACCCCCACCGAAGCCGCGGTAGTGGGAATTGTGTACTCGCTGATCGTGGGCGTGTTCATCTACAAAGAGCTGGACTGGAAAACCTTCGTCGCCTCCCTCCGGTCCACCGCCGACCTGAATGGCCTGACGGGGTTCGCCATCGGATTTTCCATGGCCTTCGCCTCCTATCTGGCCATTGAACAGATCCCCGTAAAAGTGGCTGCTCTGCTGACAGGCGTTATCACCAACCGCGTTCTGCTGATGGGTTTCATTTTACTTTTTTTGCTTTTTGTCGGCCTGTTCGTGGATAATATTTCGTCGTGTCTGATTCTGACTCCGGTGTTCCTGCCCATCGTGAAATCCATGGGGATGAATCCGGTTCAGTTCGGAATCGTCATGACCACGGCGCTGGCCATCGGTTTCGTCACGCCTCCCTACGGCGCCAACCTGTTCGTCGCCACCGCCATCTCCGGCGTCAGCATCGAACGGATCGCGAGAGCGGCCGTGCCATTTCTGGCGGCAATGTTCCTGTGTCTGCTCCTGATCACCTTTTGTCCGGTGCTGACTCTGGGCCTCGTCGCCCTGATGAGGTGATATTGTGCGTATAGCCGTGCTTGTCAAACAGGTCCCCGACACGGACGAGGTCAAAATGGACCCGGAGCGGGGGACAATGATCCGGGATGGCGTGGGAAGCATCGTCAATCCCCTTGATCTGAACGCCATCGAGGCCGCCCGGCAGATTCGCCGGGAAGGCGACGAGGTGACGCTTTTTTCCATGGGGCCGCCCGGCGCGGAAGAGGCCCTTCGAGAGGGGTTTTCTCTGGGAGCCGACGGGGCGATGCTGGCCACGGACAAAGCCTTCGCCGGAGCCGACAGTTGGGCGACGGCAAAAGTTCTCGCCGCGATGCTGAAAAAAGCGGGCCTCCCCGGCCTCATCATCGCCGGAGAAAAAGCCACGGACGGAGAGACGGGACAGGTGGGCCCGGAGGTCGCCGCGATTCTCGACCTGCCTCTGGCGACCCGGGTCACCAGCCTCCAGCGAACGCAAAACGGCGACGCCGAAGAGGTGGAAGTCCAATGCACCCTGGAGGAGGGGATTCTGACCCAGCGACTCCCCCTGCCCTGCCTGGTCACGGTCCTGAGCGACCTGAACGTGCCTTCGCTCCCGACGCTGTCCGGAAAAAAACGCGCCTGGCTCCAAAAAACGGAGATCGTCACGGCGGAGAGCCTTGGCTTTGAACCGGAAGACACCGGACTGGCGGCCTCCCCTACGAGAGTCGTCAAAATCGAACGGCCAAAGATGACGAGGACCGTTGAAAAATTTTTCGCAAAACACGAGGAAGAACTCGAGGCCGGGTTGAACAGGGTTGTCGAAATTCTCAGAGACGAGGCGATTCTATGAAAAATCCGTCAGAAACCTTCGACGCCGAAGGCTCTGTCTGGGTCCTTGGCGAGATGAAACCGGACGGGGAACCGTCCTCCACTCTGTTTGAACTCACCGCCGGAGCGCGGGGGCTGGCGGACGCGCTTTCCTCCGTCAGAGGCCGGCCCTGCGGCGTTTCCGTGGTTCTGCTGACCGACTCCCTGAGAGATCGATTCAATCCCGAAAAAGTCGGCTCTTACGGCGCGGATCAGGTCCTGTCCGTCAAAGCCGAAGCGCTGCCCTTCGACCGCGCCGTCTGCGGGAAAATCCTCGCCCATCTGGCCCAAACCCATCGGCCTCAAATTGTGATCGCGGCCGCCACAGCCTTCGGCCGTTCCGTGATGCCCTACGCGGCGGCACTGCTGCGGACGGGGCTCACCGCGGACTGCACCGGACTTTCCATCGACCCGGAGAGCGGTCTGCTGCTGCAGTCGCGCCCGGCCATAGGAGGCAACGTCATGGCCACCATCCGAACGCCGAACCATCTCCCCCAAATGGCCACCGTCCGACCGAAAACCTTCAAAATTCCCGCGGTCGTAACGGAGAAAGGGGCGGAAATCGTAACGCCGGATGTTTCATCCATAATGCGCGGAACTCTTCGCACGGTGAAGTTCGAAAGTTTCGCTCAGAGCGACGGAACCCTGCAGGACAGGGACGTTGTCGTGGCCGGAGGCAGAGGGCTGCGCAGAGCGGAGGGTTTCGACCTGCTGACGAAGCTGGCCGCTCTTCTGGACGGCAGAGTGGGGGCATCCCGTCCGGCCGTCGAAATGAAATGGATCGGCTATCCGCACCAGGTGGGGCTCTCCGGGCAGGTTGTGGCCCCAAGGGTCTACATCGCCGCGGGCATCTCCGGGTCGGTCCAGCATCTGGCGGGGATGCAGACCGCGGGAAAAATCATTTCCATCAATCGGGATCCGGAGGCGCAGATTTTCAACGTCTCGGACGTGGCAATCTGCGGCGACCTTTACGAAATTCTGCCGAAGCTGACGGAAAAAATCGAAACGGCGAAAGGAGGCCGGACGTAATGGCCCATTCAGTTTATTCGCCGGTCACGGAAGAAGTTGTGCGGGACCTCGTTTCCCTTCTTGGAGCGTCGGGCGTCACCACAGACGGAGAAAAATGTCTGGCGTACTCCACGGACCAGACGATCCCCCGTTTCGAGAGAGAATACAGGGCCGACGCGGTCTGTTTCCCGGAGAACACCGCGCAGGTTTCGGCGGTTCTGAAATACGCAAACGAACGCCGGATTCCCGTGACGCCCCGAGGCGCCGGCACGGGCCTTTCCGGGGGAGCCGTTCCGGCCCTGGGAGGAATCGTTCTGTCGCTGGAGCGGATGAACGCCATACTGGAAATCGACAGAGAAAACCGGACTCTGACCACGGAGCCGGGAGTGGTGACGTCAGAGGTGACGAAAGCCGCGCGGAACAGCGGGCTCTTTTACGCGGGAGACCCCTGCAGCGGCGACATTTCATTCATCGGCGGCAACGTGGCGGAGAACGCCGGAGGCAACAAGGTCATCAAATACGGGGCTACCGGCGCGCACGTTCTGGGGCTGGAGGCCGTTCTGCCGGACGGCAGCATCGTGACATTCGGCGGCAAAAGGCGCAAGGACGTCACCAGCTACGATTTCGTTCACCTGCTGATCGGATCCGAGGGAACGCTCGCCGTGGTGACGAAGATCATCCTCAACCTCATTCCGCTTCCGACCTGCGTCACCGATCTGCTCGTTCCCATGAAAAGCGTCGAGGCCGCCGTGAAACTGACCTCTCTGATCACCACGGAGGGCGGGGTCATCCCCTCGTCGGTGGAGTACATGGATCGGGAGTCCATCCTGAACGTGGAGAGATACACAAGTTTCCGGATCCCCGAAAGCGACGCCGCCGCCCAGCTCATCATCCAGATGGAGGGCATGGACCGAAAGCAGCTCTGGACAGACGTGGAAAAGACGGGAGACATCTGCATGGCCAACGGCGCCAGGGAGGTCTTTGTCGCGGAGGACAGAAACGCCAGGGAACGGGTGTGGCGAATAAGGAAATACGTGGCGGAAGAGGAATGGACCGCCTCCATGCCCATTCTTTCCAAAGAGGACATCGTTGTGCCCACCAGCGCCGTCGCCGAATTTCTGGCGCGCCTGCCCCGAGTTGCGGAAAACCATCGGGCGACCTTTAACGCCTTCGGACACATCGCGGACGGCAACATCCACATCACGATATTCCCGAAGGAGGCCGCCCCGGAGGAGGAGCTCCATCGCCGCGCCGACCCTCTGAGGCGGGAGCTTTACGGGCAGGTCAGAGATTTGGGAGGGACCCTTTCCGGCGAGCACGGGATCGGCCTGAAGCGGAAGGACTACGCGGGCATTTTTTTGGACGAAGCCCAGCTTCGCCTCATGAAACGCGTCAAAAACGCCTTCGACCCCAACAATATCCTGAATCCATCGAAGCTGGTCCCCTGAATTTTCCTGTCCGCAAAAAACAGCCGCTCCTTCGGGAGCGGCTGAGTTGTATTGAACAATCAGAACTTCCGGGCAGGACAGTAAACAGACAATTATTATACAGTCATGCGCATCTTCAACAATTTTTCCGCCAGTTCGGCCGCGTCGCAGGGCCAGTAGAATGCCGGTTTCGGATGGCTGGTTCGGGGATTGCCTTTCCCGGGACGGCAGACGGAGATCACGTCGCTCCACCGCGTCGGGATCGCTTTAAAGCCCGTTACGGCCCCCATGAGAGCTCCGCAGATCGCCGCATTCGTGTCCGTATCGTGTCCGTAGCTGATGGTGTCCACAAGCGCCTCCTCGAAGTTCTCGGCGTGAAGCAGCTGATACAGCGCGTTCTGAAACGCCACCAGAACCCATCCCTTGTGCAGTGAAAACTCGGAGAGCGGAGGTTCCTTCCGGGCGTTTTCCACCGCATTTTTCACCGATTCCGCGGCGTCGATTTCCTGACACCAGACGCAAATTCTTTCGAAAATTTCTTCCCGCGTATCCCCGTAACGCACCGCGTCGGCAATTGCGGCCACGTATAACGTATTGGCGTCGGCGCAGACTTTAGTCGGATGAGTGATTGCGGCATCCGTCCTCGCCAGTCGCGCGATTTCAGCGAAACCCTCTTTTTTACGCGTATCGTAACGTTCGGCGCACCATATTCCAAGGGGGCTCACGCGCATCATCGCGCCGTTGGCCTCCGTATCGGAAAGAGGCCGTCCATTTCCCAGCGCGTTGAGCGTAGCGAAGCCATAATCGAAAGCTCCGGCGAACCAGGAGACATAAGCCTTACGTACGTTTTCCTGAATGTACTCGCCGTCCTTGTCCAGCGTGCGCGCCAGAGCCAGAGCCATTTCAGAATCGTCGGTCGCCTGTCCGGCGAGATTGGAAAACGTCCCTCCGTCGGCCAGGTCTCTGACTCCGTCGGGATAATGCTTCTGGATATATTCCGACGTCTTGAACTCCACCAAACCACCGAGGCTGTCCCCGATAAACTGTCCAAAAAGACAGCCCTTCGCGCGATCCAGTTGAGCCTCGCCCGACGTCCTGAAAAAAGAATCCTCCATTATTTTTTCGTCTCCTTCTGTGTCATTATTTTCATGATTTTTCGTTCAGAATTTATCGGACAAAAAGCGTCAGTTTTTTCAGCGCGACCGAATTTGCCCCTTCGTTCACAAGGACAAACCGGACGCCCCGTTTGCAGACGAGATTCAAAGGCCGCTCTCCACCCAATTTTACAAGATCGAGGAGCTTCACCGCAACGGACGAAGTCACTTCGCCATCGACGTAAATCCGGATAATAAACCCTTTTAGATTTTCTTTCTCCAGTAATTTCATGGAGTCTGTGGACAAATAAAGATCAGAAAAGGTCTTTGACTCATTAAATTCCTTCAATATAATTTCGCCGGAACCCGGCACGGTGATTTTCCCGTCCCAAATGCACTGACCCTCCGTATTCGTATCATCCTCCGGCTCCTCGTCAAAACTGAGACAGCTCATGGCGGGCATACTCATGCAGGACGACGCGCAAAAGCTGCCGGCGCTGGCGCTGGCCGAAAATCTGCTGGCACTGGCCGCACCTCTGCCCGTCCTCCTGGCGGACAACCGGGAAAACGACGCGGAGACAAAACCTTCATGCCACCCAACCGGAAGCGCGTTCGGCGTCAGAACCGTCTCCTCCACCCGTTCGCCCTTTTCCTTACGGGACGCCACAAGAGCCGTTCGACTGGAGACGACACCGTATTTAAGGGATTCTTCCAACAACAGGTCGTCGATGAATTTTTTCAGAATAATCCCTTCGTTTTCTTCATAGACCCTGCCTCTGGTTTTCTTTGCGGGGCGTTTTTCATTCTCTGATTTTGTTCCTGATTTCGCCCCTGATTCCTCCGGCGAACAGCCGAGCGCCAAAAGCTCAATCCGCAGTTCCTCCAAATCCATTCCGGAGGATTTGAGGAACTCCAGTTCCTGTATACGCCTTGCCCCGTACAGGGTCCGAATCGCGTCATGTTCCGATTTTGCCCCCTTGCGAGCCGGCTCGATCCTGATCTCTGCCTCGAAGGAGTCGAAGCGCGCCCGAACCGGTTCTTTGGAGCTGAAACCGGATATTTTGCCGATCACCCAGAGAGGGTTGCCCCCCATGAGACTTCCGAGTTCGGCTTTGAGCCGGCGAGGTTCGTTCTCCGCGATTACGCGGGTTTCCCGCCCCGGGACGTGCAAATTCTCCGCCTCCAGTTCCAGCGTCACGCTCTCGGCCACGGGACGCGACCAGCGGGAAAGAACTTCCTCCACGGCGGAGGTCACATCCCCCGCGGTCGAGTTGCTGGTCAGGTACACGGCTGTTCCGCCTCCCCGTTCCGCGAGCCGGTTCGTCAGCACGGAGTTGGGGGCGGCGTCGATGCAGAGAACGCTGATGCGCCGTCGATCGCGTTCAGAAGATTCCCTTCGGGCCAGTTCGAGGATGCGCGCCTCGTCCGTCACCTGCGCGTCAGTAATCACCAAAAACTGCCGCGCTGTTTTCGACTCCGGCAAAACTTTGGGCATCATGAGCATCCGCTCCATCGCCGCGCCCAGCTCCGTTCCTCCGGAAGACGTGTTCTCCGTGACAAATTTAATTCCTTTTTTTACATTGTTCGAGGTTGCCGGCAGCATTTTTTCCGAAAAGGGGAAAAATTCGTTGTGAAAGAACGCCACGGCGAAATGATCGTCCTTTTCCAAATCCGACAGAAATTTTTTCGCCGCCCAGTCCGAGGCCTTCCATTTGCTTCCTTCCATGGAGCCGGAATGATCAATCAGGAGAGAGACTTCCCGCTTCAGGGGACGGGGCGCTTTCTCCTCTCCCTGCTCTGCCGCTGCGAGCAGCAGAAAATACGTGTCATCTCCGTCCTTTTCCGTGTACATGACCCCTCCAAAAGGAGATTTTCCTCCCAGGTCGGGTTTCCAGGAAATCAGAAGATCCCTGTCCGGCGTCACTTTCTCTTTCGCGAGAACCACGCGGGCGACTCCGGCTTTGGTTTTGACGGAAAGCTCGTGAGTGGAGGACGCGATTGCCTCCGCGTTTTTAAACTTCAGATCCATCGAAAAATGATGCCCGGGGTCGAGAGCAACCGCCAGGGGATTGGCGTTGGCCTGCGAAGTTCCGGCCTCATCCGTCCGGACGTAACGCGGCGCAATCGTCAGGGGGAACCTCAGCTCCCAGCCCCCCTCCATCGGGCGGGCCACGGCCACGAAATTCACGAGAACGCCGACCTCCACATCCGGCATGACACCTGTTATGGCAACGGTGAAAACATTTCCGGATTCCTCGTTTACCAGCGCCGCCTGCCGTCCTTCATTTCGAGCCTTATGGTATTCATCCTGCGCTTTCTCGCGGTCCTTCAGCGAAGTTTCGATTTCCACGTCGCCAAATCGCACGACGGCGCCCTTTACCGCCGCATCTCCCGGCAGGGGGAAACGATACAGAACTTCCACCGGACGGGCGCTCTGAGCCTTCGTGAAGGAATACGTCTGAGAAAGCGAAAGATTCAGAAGCGGCCCCTCGACGTCTCCGGTAAGGCGGCTTTCCTTCAGGGGGACAAAACCCTGAAGGCCCTTTTTGGATACGATCTCCATGGAGGACGCTCCGCCCGACGGCGAATTGTCGTATCTGGACAGATCGAGAAACGCGGCGGCGGCAACCTTCGGCGTCACGGCCACAAGCAGAAAAACCAGTGTCACCACGGCAATGACAACAAACAACATCGACATTTCAGAACCCTCCTGCTCCAATTTTTATTCCAG harbors:
- a CDS encoding TRAP transporter substrate-binding protein, which produces MSKKYRMVFFVMALCVFTICSGVSGSAQAADFTLKIGATVQEDSASGLSLTQYFKPYVEEKSGGRIKVEVYCNSVLGGDRQMFESLQVNTLEANFGPLSVLANFDPNFSVVDAPFLFKNKKTAYAALDGEFGAMLAENLPKIGMRLLGYGENAFRNISNNVRAINTMADMKGLKIRVMEAPVYINTMKALGANGTPMAFNELYTALQQGTVDGQDNGVVLTYTAKVYEVLKYYTFTEHCYAANAYVFSDAFLKSLPEDLLQVVKDGSIYALTNQRRLNTEMEDEFIKLIENSGVKVNRLSDEERAAWQKATASVLDDLAGVVEPKVLEAAKKINEVYGK
- a CDS encoding TRAP transporter small permease, yielding MLKKIWDHLEEIFLLPSLVFSVGLIFVQIIMRYVFTSSLSWSEELARYLFIWQIWLGVSYAARNRSHLRILLLTQKLSPKARSGVELVVTAVWMGFALFVAARGFGLAAQVARFGQKSSALQIPMQYVHLAVPVGCTLMALRLAENTLKDFFSKQRMRGLPE
- a CDS encoding TRAP transporter large permease, whose translation is MNILLLFAMLVICVSLSVPIGVSLGLSTVITIAFTSNIPTIMVNQNAFAGLDSFPLMAIPFFMLAGNLMAAGGIARRIVNMCDVLVGKITGGVGMATVAACMFFAAISGSGPATVSAMGTIMLPEMEKRGYSRDFATGLTATAGTIGVIIPPSIPFVIYGVVASASIGELFIAGVVPGVLIGLSLMAVCYVISRKRGYRGTAREDLKFWPVLKDSIWALITPVIILGGIYGGIFTPTEAAVVGIVYSLIVGVFIYKELDWKTFVASLRSTADLNGLTGFAIGFSMAFASYLAIEQIPVKVAALLTGVITNRVLLMGFILLFLLFVGLFVDNISSCLILTPVFLPIVKSMGMNPVQFGIVMTTALAIGFVTPPYGANLFVATAISGVSIERIARAAVPFLAAMFLCLLLITFCPVLTLGLVALMR
- a CDS encoding electron transfer flavoprotein subunit beta/FixA family protein codes for the protein MRIAVLVKQVPDTDEVKMDPERGTMIRDGVGSIVNPLDLNAIEAARQIRREGDEVTLFSMGPPGAEEALREGFSLGADGAMLATDKAFAGADSWATAKVLAAMLKKAGLPGLIIAGEKATDGETGQVGPEVAAILDLPLATRVTSLQRTQNGDAEEVEVQCTLEEGILTQRLPLPCLVTVLSDLNVPSLPTLSGKKRAWLQKTEIVTAESLGFEPEDTGLAASPTRVVKIERPKMTRTVEKFFAKHEEELEAGLNRVVEILRDEAIL
- a CDS encoding electron transfer flavoprotein subunit alpha/FixB family protein, giving the protein MKNPSETFDAEGSVWVLGEMKPDGEPSSTLFELTAGARGLADALSSVRGRPCGVSVVLLTDSLRDRFNPEKVGSYGADQVLSVKAEALPFDRAVCGKILAHLAQTHRPQIVIAAATAFGRSVMPYAAALLRTGLTADCTGLSIDPESGLLLQSRPAIGGNVMATIRTPNHLPQMATVRPKTFKIPAVVTEKGAEIVTPDVSSIMRGTLRTVKFESFAQSDGTLQDRDVVVAGGRGLRRAEGFDLLTKLAALLDGRVGASRPAVEMKWIGYPHQVGLSGQVVAPRVYIAAGISGSVQHLAGMQTAGKIISINRDPEAQIFNVSDVAICGDLYEILPKLTEKIETAKGGRT
- a CDS encoding FAD-binding oxidoreductase, with the protein product MAHSVYSPVTEEVVRDLVSLLGASGVTTDGEKCLAYSTDQTIPRFEREYRADAVCFPENTAQVSAVLKYANERRIPVTPRGAGTGLSGGAVPALGGIVLSLERMNAILEIDRENRTLTTEPGVVTSEVTKAARNSGLFYAGDPCSGDISFIGGNVAENAGGNKVIKYGATGAHVLGLEAVLPDGSIVTFGGKRRKDVTSYDFVHLLIGSEGTLAVVTKIILNLIPLPTCVTDLLVPMKSVEAAVKLTSLITTEGGVIPSSVEYMDRESILNVERYTSFRIPESDAAAQLIIQMEGMDRKQLWTDVEKTGDICMANGAREVFVAEDRNARERVWRIRKYVAEEEWTASMPILSKEDIVVPTSAVAEFLARLPRVAENHRATFNAFGHIADGNIHITIFPKEAAPEEELHRRADPLRRELYGQVRDLGGTLSGEHGIGLKRKDYAGIFLDEAQLRLMKRVKNAFDPNNILNPSKLVP
- a CDS encoding ADP-ribosylglycohydrolase family protein — translated: MEDSFFRTSGEAQLDRAKGCLFGQFIGDSLGGLVEFKTSEYIQKHYPDGVRDLADGGTFSNLAGQATDDSEMALALARTLDKDGEYIQENVRKAYVSWFAGAFDYGFATLNALGNGRPLSDTEANGAMMRVSPLGIWCAERYDTRKKEGFAEIARLARTDAAITHPTKVCADANTLYVAAIADAVRYGDTREEIFERICVWCQEIDAAESVKNAVENARKEPPLSEFSLHKGWVLVAFQNALYQLLHAENFEEALVDTISYGHDTDTNAAICGALMGAVTGFKAIPTRWSDVISVCRPGKGNPRTSHPKPAFYWPCDAAELAEKLLKMRMTV
- a CDS encoding VWA domain-containing protein; the encoded protein is MSMLFVVIAVVTLVFLLVAVTPKVAAAAFLDLSRYDNSPSGGASSMEIVSKKGLQGFVPLKESRLTGDVEGPLLNLSLSQTYSFTKAQSARPVEVLYRFPLPGDAAVKGAVVRFGDVEIETSLKDREKAQDEYHKARNEGRQAALVNEESGNVFTVAITGVMPDVEVGVLVNFVAVARPMEGGWELRFPLTIAPRYVRTDEAGTSQANANPLAVALDPGHHFSMDLKFKNAEAIASSTHELSVKTKAGVARVVLAKEKVTPDRDLLISWKPDLGGKSPFGGVMYTEKDGDDTYFLLLAAAEQGEEKAPRPLKREVSLLIDHSGSMEGSKWKASDWAAKKFLSDLEKDDHFAVAFFHNEFFPFSEKMLPATSNNVKKGIKFVTENTSSGGTELGAAMERMLMMPKVLPESKTARQFLVITDAQVTDEARILELARRESSERDRRRISVLCIDAAPNSVLTNRLAERGGGTAVYLTSNSTAGDVTSAVEEVLSRWSRPVAESVTLELEAENLHVPGRETRVIAENEPRRLKAELGSLMGGNPLWVIGKISGFSSKEPVRARFDSFEAEIRIEPARKGAKSEHDAIRTLYGARRIQELEFLKSSGMDLEELRIELLALGCSPEESGAKSGTKSENEKRPAKKTRGRVYEENEGIILKKFIDDLLLEESLKYGVVSSRTALVASRKEKGERVEETVLTPNALPVGWHEGFVSASFSRLSARRTGRGAASASRFSASASAGSFCASSCMSMPAMSCLSFDEEPEDDTNTEGQCIWDGKITVPGSGEIILKEFNESKTFSDLYLSTDSMKLLEKENLKGFIIRIYVDGEVTSSVAVKLLDLVKLGGERPLNLVCKRGVRFVLVNEGANSVALKKLTLFVR